Proteins co-encoded in one Planctomycetaceae bacterium genomic window:
- a CDS encoding amidohydrolase family protein, producing MRIPGDEWISDWNAAADRERSLCVAWLMNPGDPPRQNVRLTVCGTLVSETTGVADDEQSDVIPCVLIPRLMNAHTHLEFSDLRKPLQPAEPFTDWIRAVIHYRRDHAPDGVSGIRRGLGECARNGTSFVGEITTTAESEAAYHSEAGVDVLSFRELIGFLPEQIDSQLAAASAHLAKDAEPGISRGLSPHAPYSVHPDLFAAAVELAALHDVPVAMHLAETRDELQLLQNGTGRFVDFLRELGIWRPDVIAADSAPLRYLEKLSHLRASLVVHGNHLSDNELRFLCRNPHVATVYCPRTHGYFGHTLHPWKKLVAGGATVLIGTDSRASNPDLSLWKELQHLARLPDTLPWPRLLQLATTVPSAALQRNHQPLRAGNPADGVLIACEADSEGQLNSALAEPSSQPIAVLCHGTLTSSA from the coding sequence ATGCGAATTCCCGGCGATGAGTGGATTTCGGACTGGAACGCGGCGGCGGACCGCGAGAGATCGCTGTGCGTGGCGTGGCTGATGAATCCCGGCGACCCGCCTCGCCAAAACGTCCGGCTCACGGTCTGCGGCACTCTGGTTTCCGAGACCACCGGTGTGGCGGACGATGAACAATCCGACGTGATTCCCTGCGTCCTGATTCCGCGGCTGATGAACGCACACACGCACCTGGAGTTTTCAGACCTCCGGAAGCCTCTGCAACCGGCGGAACCGTTCACGGACTGGATCCGGGCCGTCATTCACTACCGACGCGACCACGCACCGGACGGTGTCAGCGGCATCCGCCGTGGACTGGGGGAATGCGCCCGGAACGGCACGTCGTTCGTCGGTGAGATCACAACGACGGCAGAATCGGAAGCCGCTTATCATTCGGAAGCCGGCGTCGACGTGCTCAGCTTTCGGGAACTGATTGGATTTCTGCCGGAACAGATTGATTCGCAGCTAGCCGCTGCCTCAGCACACCTGGCGAAGGACGCGGAGCCTGGCATTTCGCGAGGTCTGAGTCCCCACGCACCGTACAGCGTCCATCCGGACTTGTTCGCCGCCGCAGTTGAACTCGCCGCACTGCATGACGTTCCCGTTGCGATGCACCTGGCGGAAACTCGGGATGAACTGCAACTGCTGCAAAACGGCACCGGGCGATTCGTCGACTTTCTCAGGGAACTGGGAATCTGGCGACCCGATGTCATCGCAGCGGATTCAGCACCGCTGCGATACCTGGAAAAGCTGTCGCACCTGCGCGCGAGTCTGGTGGTTCACGGCAACCATCTGAGCGACAACGAACTTCGGTTTCTTTGCCGAAATCCACACGTGGCGACGGTGTACTGCCCGCGAACACACGGCTATTTCGGCCACACGCTTCATCCCTGGAAGAAGCTCGTGGCCGGCGGAGCCACCGTGCTGATCGGCACCGACAGCCGCGCTTCCAATCCGGATCTGAGTCTCTGGAAGGAACTGCAGCATCTGGCGCGACTGCCGGACACGCTTCCCTGGCCGCGACTGCTGCAACTGGCCACCACAGTTCCGTCCGCAGCGCTTCAACGGAATCACCAGCCGCTGCGCGCCGGCAATCCGGCGGACGGAGTCCTGATCGCCTGTGAAGCGGATTCCGAGGGGCAATTGAACTCCGCTCTGGCTGAGCCATCTTCGCAGCCGATCGCTGTGTTGTGTCACGGCACGCTGACGTCGTCGGCATGA
- a CDS encoding SDR family oxidoreductase, protein MKTAIVTGAGSGIGRAVSLAFLAEGYRVVLAGRRQDALQETAELAGDAAGSAVVVPTDVRDASFVARLFDTVAERFGRLDVLFNNAGVGAPAVELTELTLEQWQAVVDVNLTGMFLCTQHAFRMMKEQRPQGGRIINNGSISADRPRPNSAPYTATKHAVTGLSKSTQLDGRKYNIACSQIDIGNAATTLTEKMKDGVPQADGSVAVEPTMSAVDVARAVVYMAGLPLSANVPFMTVMATTMPLIGRG, encoded by the coding sequence ATGAAGACAGCCATCGTTACCGGAGCAGGCTCGGGCATCGGGCGAGCCGTTTCGCTCGCGTTCCTGGCCGAAGGATACCGTGTCGTACTTGCCGGCCGTCGACAGGATGCACTTCAGGAAACCGCCGAGCTGGCGGGTGATGCCGCTGGCTCCGCTGTCGTGGTTCCGACCGATGTCCGCGACGCGTCGTTTGTTGCCCGTCTCTTCGACACCGTCGCGGAACGTTTCGGACGGTTGGATGTTCTGTTCAACAACGCGGGTGTCGGAGCACCGGCCGTAGAGCTCACGGAACTGACCCTGGAACAGTGGCAGGCAGTGGTCGACGTGAATCTGACCGGCATGTTCCTGTGTACTCAGCACGCGTTCCGCATGATGAAGGAACAGCGGCCGCAGGGCGGACGGATCATCAACAACGGATCGATCTCCGCCGACAGACCACGGCCGAATTCGGCACCGTATACCGCCACGAAACACGCTGTCACAGGACTGTCCAAGTCGACTCAACTGGACGGACGGAAATACAATATCGCCTGCAGCCAGATCGACATCGGCAACGCCGCCACGACGCTGACTGAGAAAATGAAGGACGGAGTTCCGCAGGCAGACGGATCGGTTGCCGTCGAACCCACGATGAGTGCGGTCGACGTTGCCAGAGCCGTCGTCTACATGGCAGGACTGCCGCTGTCAGCCAACGTTCCGTTCATGACCGTGATGGCAACGACAATGCCGCTGATCGGACGCGGATAG